Genomic segment of Myxococcus stipitatus:
GCCGCCGTCACCAGCTCCATCAACACACCGTCATCCAGCGGCTGCGTCACCTGATGCAGGTGCCGCCCGCGCGCCTCGGTCGCCGGGAACTCCAGCATCGCCGCGCCAGACGGGTTGAGCGACAGCACGCTCGCCTTGTCGTCGAGGATGGCCACGCCCTCGCTGACGTGCGCGAAGAAGAGCTGGTAGGGCTTGAAGGAGGCCGCCTGCTCCTCGGCCGCCAGGCGCGCCGTCTTCTCCGCCTCCGTCTGGCCCCTCACGGACTGGAGCACCGAGGCGTTGCGCAGCGCCACCGCCGTGGCATGCGCCACCGTGGTGAGGAAGTCGATCTCCCGCGACGTGAAGGTGCGCCGCCGTCCCGCCGCGCGCAGGAGGAGGACGCCTCGCACCTGGCCTCGGATGGGCAGCGGGAGCGCGGCGATGGCGTGGATGCCTCGCGCGGCCACGGCCCGGCGCTCCAGGTCGCCGAGGAGCGGATGCGTGGGGGCCTCGTCCATCACCACCGGACGGCCCGTGCGCATCACCTCGCGAATCTCCGGGTAGCGGGAGAGCTCGATGCGCAGGTCCTTGAGCGCCGGGTCGTCGCTGGCCGCGACGATGACACCTTCGTCGGCGTTGCGGCCCAGCATCACCAGCGTGGCGCGCGCGATGTCCAGCTTCTCCGCGAGCCTCCGGGTGACGCCGTGCAGGAGCGCCTCCACGTCGGAGGTCTCCGCGTAGTCGGCGGTCAGCTCCAAGAGCAGCGACAGGTCCTCCTGGCCGCGCTCCTGTCCCTCGCGCTCCAGGTGACGGCCCGCGGCGCGCTGGAGCCGGAAGACGAGCTCATGGGGCGACACGGGGACGGTGACGACGTCGGCGGGGCGCAGGGGCTCCGCCGCGGCGAAGCCCTGCTCGGTGGGCTCCACCAGCGCCACCAGGGTGATGTGCGAGGCCCGAGGCGAGTCCAGCACCGCCCTCAGGGCAGGCCCGTTGCCAGGCGCGGTCAGGTCCACCAGCACGAGGGCGGCGCCTTCCATGCCGTCCACGACACGCAGACCCGCGCGCGCGGCCGACACGGTGAGCAGCTCTCGTGCGGGGGAAGCCGGGGGCACCAGGGTGATGCCAAGAGCGAATTCCAGCGAAGACGGCACGTGGAGGGTCGGGGCGAGAGGGGGGAGTGAAGCCCACTCTACACGCCCCCGCGCCGCCGGGGCAGTCCGACTCGAATGCCCCCAGGTCGGGCCCCGCCGTGGAAGGTCAGAGCT
This window contains:
- a CDS encoding PAS domain S-box protein, which produces MPPASPARELLTVSAARAGLRVVDGMEGAALVLVDLTAPGNGPALRAVLDSPRASHITLVALVEPTEQGFAAAEPLRPADVVTVPVSPHELVFRLQRAAGRHLEREGQERGQEDLSLLLELTADYAETSDVEALLHGVTRRLAEKLDIARATLVMLGRNADEGVIVAASDDPALKDLRIELSRYPEIREVMRTGRPVVMDEAPTHPLLGDLERRAVAARGIHAIAALPLPIRGQVRGVLLLRAAGRRRTFTSREIDFLTTVAHATAVALRNASVLQSVRGQTEAEKTARLAAEEQAASFKPYQLFFAHVSEGVAILDDKASVLSLNPSGAAMLEFPATEARGRHLHQVTQPLDDGVLMELVTAASRGESRSGVDVEVRTGAGRRLTLSMSAAPLRDEDAATILSFRDVTDARKLEDELRQTKDFLERLIDSSVDAIIAADLKGRIILFNKGAEALCGYTAQEAMANLTVEQLYQPGVARKIMATLRGSEHGGKGRMALTREELVHRSGERVPVNMTASLVYEGGREVFSVGIFTDMRDRMKLERKLSDVETRLEESEKSAVIVALAGTAAHELNQPLTSVMGYAELLKRKLKEEDFAWKPVDIIYREAERMAEIVRKIGKITRYETKAYMGEQQILDLDKATSHED